A DNA window from Juglans regia cultivar Chandler unplaced genomic scaffold, Walnut 2.0 Scaffold_749, whole genome shotgun sequence contains the following coding sequences:
- the LOC118343656 gene encoding amino acid transporter AVT6A-like isoform X1 translates to MTILPSSDRKYRRNPRTPLLSPQKYDDHEVGFNGASYSGAVFNLATTIVGAGIMALPAAVKQLGLVPGLIMIALGAILTESSIEMILRFSRASKSTTYSGVVGDAFGVAGRTILQVCIVVNNIGMLVVYMIIIGDVLSGTWSDGVKHLGLVEEWFGQHWWTTRFSLLLVTTLFVFAPLISFKRVDSLRYTSALSVGLAIVFVAITAGVAIVKMMDGSMKMPRMMPELVNQASFWKLFTTIPILVTAYICHHNIHPIENELRDPSQMKSIVRASLTLCSSLYIATSFFGFLLFGDHTLDDVLANFDGDLGIPYSSLLDDVVRVSYGIHLMLVFPIVFFSLRLNLDGLLFPYAIPISLDKRRFFSVTAVLMGLIFVGANFVPSIWDAFQFTGATAAISVGFIFPAAVALRDTHGIATKNDRLVSWVMIFLAVSSSTAAISSDIYSIFICEKGVGS, encoded by the exons ATGACGATTCTGCCCTCCTCGGACCGGAAGTACCGCCGCAACCCTCGTACACCTCTCCTCTCCCCACAGAAATACGACGACCACGAGGTCGGTTTCAACGGTGCGTCGTACTCCGGCGCAGTCTTCAACCTCGCCACCACCATTGTCGGGGCAGGTATCATGGCTCTCCCCGCCGCCGTCAAGCAGTTGGGGCTGGTTCCGGGACTGATCATGATTGCCTTGGGTGCTATCTTGACGGAGTCGTCCATCGAAATGATCCTCAGGTTCAGTCGAGCTTCCAAGTCAACCACGTATTCGGGTGTAGTCGGCGACGCCTTCGGCGTGGCCGGGCGGACTATCTTGCAGGTCTGCATTGTGGTTAACAATATCGGTATGCTCGTTGTCTACATGATCATAATCG GTGATGTGTTATCTGGGACATGGTCAGATGGGGTGAAGCATTTGGGTTTGGTGGAAGAATGGTTTGGTCAGCATTGGTGGACCACACGCTTCTCCTTACTGCTTGTCACTACGCTCTTTGTCTTTGCTCCTCTCATTTCATTCAAGCGCGTTG ATTCCTTGAGATACACTTCGGCTTTGTCAGTGGGTTTGGCCATTGTGTTTGTGGCAATCACAGCGGGAGTAGCAATCGTTAAAATGATGGATGGGAGCATGAAAATGCCTCGTATGATGCCTGAACTTGTTAACCAGGCATCCTTTTGGAAGCTTTTTACAACTATCCCAATTCTTGTCACTGCCTATATCTGCCACCATAATA TTCATCCAATAGAGAATGAGCTAAGGGATCCCTCCCAAATGAAGTCAATAGTCCGAGCGTCACTCACATTATGCTCATCTCTTTACATTGCTACCAGCTTCTTTggatttcttctttttggggATCACACATTAGATGATGTTCTTGCCAATTTTGATGGTGATCTTGGAATACCGTATAGCTCATTACTTGATGATGTGGTTAGGGTCAGCTATGGCATCCACCTGATGCTTGTATTTCCAATTGTGTTTTTCTCTCTTCGCCTCAACCTAGATGGTCTTCTTTTTCCCTATGCCATTCCCATTTCACTTGACAAGCGGAGATTCTTCTCAGTAACTGCAGTTCTCATGGGTCTTATCTTTGTTGGAGCCAACTTTGTGCCTAGCATTTGGGATGCCTTTCAGTTCACTGGAGCCACAGCTGCCATCTCTGTTGGATTCATCTTTCCAGCCGCAGTTGCTCTTAG GGACACTCATGGAATTGCCACAAAGAATGACAGACTAGTATCATGGGTGATGATCTTTTTAGCTGTGTCATCAAGCACAGCAGCCATATCTAGTGATATTTACAGCATTTTCATTTGTGAGAAAGGAGTTGGAAGTTAA
- the LOC118343656 gene encoding amino acid transporter AVT6A-like isoform X2 yields the protein MTILPSSDRKYRRNPRTPLLSPQKYDDHEVGFNGASYSGAVFNLATTIVGAGIMALPAAVKQLGLVPGLIMIALGAILTESSIEMILRFSRASKSTTYSGVVGDAFGVAGRTILQVCIVVNNIGMLVVYMIIIGDVLSGTWSDGVKHLGLVEEWFGQHWWTTRFSLLLVTTLFVFAPLISFKRVDSLRYTSALSVGLAIVFVAITAGVAIVKMMDGSMKMPRMMPELVNQASFWKLFTTIPILVTAYICHHNIHPIENELRDPSQMKSIVRASLTLCSSLYIATSFFGFLLFGDHTLDDVLANFDGDLGIPYSSLLDDVVRVSYGIHLMLVFPIVFFSLRLNLDGLLFPYAIPISLDKRRFFSVTAVLMGLIFVGANFVPSIWDAFQFTGATAAISVGFIFPAAVALRKLVLDWLSIFSTIKDMDMDRAE from the exons ATGACGATTCTGCCCTCCTCGGACCGGAAGTACCGCCGCAACCCTCGTACACCTCTCCTCTCCCCACAGAAATACGACGACCACGAGGTCGGTTTCAACGGTGCGTCGTACTCCGGCGCAGTCTTCAACCTCGCCACCACCATTGTCGGGGCAGGTATCATGGCTCTCCCCGCCGCCGTCAAGCAGTTGGGGCTGGTTCCGGGACTGATCATGATTGCCTTGGGTGCTATCTTGACGGAGTCGTCCATCGAAATGATCCTCAGGTTCAGTCGAGCTTCCAAGTCAACCACGTATTCGGGTGTAGTCGGCGACGCCTTCGGCGTGGCCGGGCGGACTATCTTGCAGGTCTGCATTGTGGTTAACAATATCGGTATGCTCGTTGTCTACATGATCATAATCG GTGATGTGTTATCTGGGACATGGTCAGATGGGGTGAAGCATTTGGGTTTGGTGGAAGAATGGTTTGGTCAGCATTGGTGGACCACACGCTTCTCCTTACTGCTTGTCACTACGCTCTTTGTCTTTGCTCCTCTCATTTCATTCAAGCGCGTTG ATTCCTTGAGATACACTTCGGCTTTGTCAGTGGGTTTGGCCATTGTGTTTGTGGCAATCACAGCGGGAGTAGCAATCGTTAAAATGATGGATGGGAGCATGAAAATGCCTCGTATGATGCCTGAACTTGTTAACCAGGCATCCTTTTGGAAGCTTTTTACAACTATCCCAATTCTTGTCACTGCCTATATCTGCCACCATAATA TTCATCCAATAGAGAATGAGCTAAGGGATCCCTCCCAAATGAAGTCAATAGTCCGAGCGTCACTCACATTATGCTCATCTCTTTACATTGCTACCAGCTTCTTTggatttcttctttttggggATCACACATTAGATGATGTTCTTGCCAATTTTGATGGTGATCTTGGAATACCGTATAGCTCATTACTTGATGATGTGGTTAGGGTCAGCTATGGCATCCACCTGATGCTTGTATTTCCAATTGTGTTTTTCTCTCTTCGCCTCAACCTAGATGGTCTTCTTTTTCCCTATGCCATTCCCATTTCACTTGACAAGCGGAGATTCTTCTCAGTAACTGCAGTTCTCATGGGTCTTATCTTTGTTGGAGCCAACTTTGTGCCTAGCATTTGGGATGCCTTTCAGTTCACTGGAGCCACAGCTGCCATCTCTGTTGGATTCATCTTTCCAGCCGCAGTTGCTCTTAG GAAGTTGGTGTTAGATTGGTTAAGCATTTTTTCCACGATTAAAGATATGGACATGGATAGAGCTGAATGA